From the genome of Astyanax mexicanus isolate ESR-SI-001 chromosome 3, AstMex3_surface, whole genome shotgun sequence:
agaattcAGGAGAAGCTGAAAAAATATGTCCTTCAAAAAGAACATATTTAggcaacactttataataactttaattaatataccattaactaatgattaataactattgtttttcacattttacgGAACTAAAAAGTGgctaacatatttgtaaatattaatgAACACTTTGGAAACATGAACtttaattgataaacatttgtcagGTTTGTCaggtgatttattaatgttcaaattctgatgatttgttaacatttctaaatatgaatatccatgctgaaaACTAAGTGCCATGTGTAAACATTTGttgatattcaaattctgattaactaatgctttgttcacattTACTTATCATTAGTTAAAAgcttattaatgaaagttattataaagtgttacccatactTCTTAACttaattaactgaacaaattaaatCCTGAACTATGCCTCAGTTGCTCATGGGTAACAGTTCTCCACATGATTTCATTTGCATGATTTTTTCCTTGATTTCATCAGTCGTTGCCTCTCGACACCTGTCCACAAATGTTGACAACTTCTCCACTTGGGCATTCCAGGGGGGGAGAGCCTGAAAGACACCAGGTGCCGCTAGAGCAAGCTCAGCAATCGGTGATGACCTGGATATGGTGTTGCGGTCCACTCCCACTTTTTGGAAAGCCTTCTTCATCGACCCACCCTGGTTAAAGGCTTGTAGGGCACGCTTGTAACGCAGGATTACTCCACGAACAGTTTTCGCTATGGAAGAAAAAACTGAATATCTGAATATACACATAAACCAGAGAACGTCtgcaaaataaaactaaaatcaatACTAGTTGTTACCTCGAGTGCGACTCAGGTCATCTTGCTTTGCTGATCTTGGTTTCTTCCCCTTCGAAAAAGGCTTCATCTCCTCATCAGATGATTCATCGATAGTTGATGATTCTGTGGAGAGAACTTGGCATGAcaaaaaatttatatttaatggTTGTCCTATTTGATATTCCACATTCATTTTAAGTAATTCTGAAACTGTTTTTGACAGAAAATAACAAATTAATTTTACAATACATGCCATAATGTCTGTCTTGTTTCATTCTTGAGATCTAAATAATTATTCACAGAAAAATACCCTTTATTGCTATCACTATTATATTGTACATTTACACAATCAAGTGCCAATGATCACTCCTTGTctatttttcagctccactgagcatatacaACACAGTACTGTTGTGTCTGATTTACttgcaccagcacaacacacactaaaggcTGAATTGTACAGTGGggcaaaaaaagtatttagtcagccaCTGATTGTGCTCCTACTGAGAAAGTCAAGAGAGGTCTGTAGTTTTCATCATAGGTACACTTCaactatgagagacaaaatgagaaaaaaaaaaaacagaaaatcacattgtaggattttttaagtatttgtaaattatggtggaaaataaatatttggtcaCCCACAAACAAGCAAGATTTCTCTCACAGACCTGTAAATTCTTCTTTCCTCCACTCGTTATCTGTATTAATGGCACCTGTTTGACCTTGAACAGTCAGACTCCAAATTCAACCATGGCCGAGACCAAAGAGCTGTCGAAGGACACTAGGAAGAAAACTGAAGACCTGCATCAGGCTGGGAAGAGTCAATCTACAATAGGCAGCAGGTAGGTGTAAATAAATCCACTGTGAGAGCAACTGTAAGAAAATAGAGGCCTACAAGACCAGTGATAATCTCCCTGGATCTGGGGCCCCACGCAAGATCTCATCCCATGGGGTCAAAAAGATCACAAGAACGGTGAGCAAAAATCCCAGAACTACACAGAGGGACGTGACGAATGACCTCAAGAGAGCTGGGGCCAAATTAACAAAGGCTACCATCCGTAACACACTATGCCGAGAGAGACTCGAACCCTGCAGTGCCAGGTGTGTTCCCCTGCTTAAGTCCAGGCCTGTCTGAAGTTTGCCAGAGAGCATAGGAATGATCCAGAAGATGATTGGGAGAATATcatgtggtcagatgaaaccaaaataaaacttGTTGTTTTTGGAGGAAGAAGAATGCAGAGTTGCACCatacctactgtgaagcatgggggtggaaacatcaggttttggggctgtttttctgcaAAAGGGGCAGGACGAGTGATCCGGGTTTAGGGAAGTTATATCAGGGCCATGTATTGTGAGATTTTAAGCCAAAACCTCCTTCCATCAGTGAGAGCACTGAAGATGGAACGTGTCTGGGTCTTttagcatgacaatgaccccaaacacaccactGTGGTTCGGTAAAAAGCATGTCaagcctagccagtctccagacctcaaccccatagAAAATTTGTGGAGGGAGTTGAAAGTCCATGTTGCCCCAAAACATCACTGCTCTAGAGAAGATCTGCATGGAGGAATGGGTCAAAATACCAGCTACAAACCTGGTGTGTGCAAACCTGGTGAGGACTTAAAAGAAAACATTTGGCCTCTGTCATTGCCAACAAATGTTATGTTAAAAGGATTGCGTTGAACTTTTGTTATTGACGAAATACTTATTGTCGACCATCATTTACAAacaaatttttttaaaatccTACAATGTGATTTCCTGGATTTTTTTCTCAATTTGTCTCTAATAGTTGAAGTGAACCTATGATGATAATTACAGACCTCTCACATCTTTCTAAGTAGAAGAACTTGCACAATCAGtggctgactaaatactttttttcccatGCATGGCGCATCCTCTGAAAATGCACTATGCTGTTGTGCGCCTCTATACATGTGCATTTTGTGTGTCTCTGTCACTCTGCTGTTTCACTGCAACGGAGGGAATG
Proteins encoded in this window:
- the LOC125799458 gene encoding coiled-coil domain-containing protein 106-like is translated as MKMHLETEKEKNKCLQETIKHLQSDKEFLKEQLSRMTGRPSSSPSVSSVSGSFTATPKVKGKKAIGTEEESSGEIAVLSTESSTIDESSDEEMKPFSKGKKPRSAKQDDLSRTRAKTVRGVILRYKRALQAFNQGGSMKKAFQKVGVDRNTISRSSPIAELALAAPGVFQALPPWNAQVEKLSTFVDRCREATTDEIKEKIMQMKSCGELLPMSN